One window of the Athene noctua chromosome 5, bAthNoc1.hap1.1, whole genome shotgun sequence genome contains the following:
- the LOC141961310 gene encoding E3 ubiquitin-protein ligase HECTD3-like isoform X5, translating to MRAGGEAPHQVLGRLRFLLQCSECFRRARALPAALCYVPREVQYKICKDPAAAAAARSLLSVWDSPGPARGGKRAARATIEVRKGGCLRATGEEYCNGAGLWVKLSKEQLEEHTSSCDLAEGWLLAQRFGEGGDKLVPVDSVEKIQWQRQTFGVDYKPAASWEQVVDLTYSVHLGEKPRLVEQDEAAVQKFRSVPPGWSYERDMELGRFLYDHSERELQGVDCTKEHLSSIEVSSQVEDCGAANLTDNQTYNFWESNGPPGQHWVRLNMKKGTIVKKLWLMLDGQASSYIPRRVAVYGGALNRLQHLRTVLINENSYHNVCILRDMKIHLPVLEIRILECRDEGYNVRLRGIKIKSFWEWDLILNADMFQPARLVRYPLLKGVDADVLYRRAVLIQRFVQLLDSVLHYLIPLSEDSIGTFNALSSMKPFLMLCKQSTALIIHCLQSSESTHPHTMPKLYINRHLAREHRANPALDPSCRNTVFTQLYEGLRSSKNNQPLDYRWPRSHSQWWECDFITEGIVDNGGGFRDTLSDVSEELCPSSGDVPVPLPFFVRTSNQGNSSSDARDMYVPNPSCKDFPKYEWIGQLMGAALRSKEFLILALPALVWKQLAGEEVSWSKDFAAVDSELVNLLEVLEGVDREGFELMFGKEVTYTTVRSDQRMVELIPGGSSIVVRYEDRKEFIRLVQKARLEESKEQIAAMRAGLLRVVPQPVLDLLTWQQLEKKICGDPVITAAELRKFITFEDFASNDTCVQNFLEALNNFTSGSSLEVIWSCPAWPFLRC from the exons ATGCGTGCGGGCGGGGAGGCGCCGCACCAGGTGCTGGGCCGGCTGCGGTTCCTGCTGCAGTGCAGCGAGTGCTTCCGCCGcgcccgggcgctgcccgccgcgctcTGCTACGTGCCGCGGGAGGTGCAGTACAAGATCTGCAaggaccccgccgccgccgctgccgcccgcagCCTCCTCAGCGTCTGGGACAGCCCGGGGCCGGCGAGGGGCGGCAAGCGGGCGGCGAGGGCCACCATCGAGGTGCGGAAGGGCGGCTGCCTCCGCGCCACCGGCGAGGAGTACTGCAACGGCGCCGGGCTCTGGGTCAAGCTCAGCAAG gagcagctggaggagcacacGAGCAGCTGTGACCTGGCTGAGGGCTGGCTCCTGGCCCAGAGGTTTGGAGAGGGAGGAGATAAGTTGGTCCCGGTTGACTCCGTGGAGAAGATCCAGTGGCAGCGCCAAACATTCGGGGTTGATTATAAACCCGCGGCCAG CTGGGAACAAGTGGTAGACCTGACCTACTCCGTGCACCTGGGAGAGAAGCCCAGACTCGTAGAGCAGGATGAGGCCGCGGTGCAGAAATTTCG GTCTGTGCCCCCAGGCTGGAGCTACGAGCGTGACATGGAGTTGGGACGCTTCCTGTATGATCACAGCgagagggagctgcagggtgtgGACTGCACCAAGGAACACCTCAGCAGCATTGAGGTCTCCTCTCAGGTG GAGGACTGTGGTGCAGCCAATCTGACGGACAACCAGACATACAACTTCTGGGAGAGCAACGGGCCCCCGGGGCAGCACTGGGTGCGGCTCAACATGAAGAAAGGCACTATTGTCAA GAAGCTGTGGCTGATGCTGGACGGGCAGGCAAGCTCCTATATACCCAGGCGGGTGGCTGTGTACGGGGGTGCACTGAACAGGCTGCAGCACCTGAGAACTGTCCTAATTAATGA GAACAGCTACCACAATGTCTGCATCCTCCGCGACATGAAGATCCACCTGCCGGTGCTGGAGATCCGCATCCTGGAGTGCCGGG ATGAAGGGTACAACGTCCGCCTGCGAGGGATTAAGATCAAGTCATTCTGGGAGTGGGACCTGATCCTCAATGCTGACATGTTCCAGCCAGCCCGGCTGGTGCGCTACCCTCTCCTGAAAGGGGTGGATGCCGATGTGCTGTACCGGCGGGCCGTGCTTATTCAGAG GTTCGTCCAGCTCCTGGACAGTGTCCTGCATTATCTGATCCCCCTCTCTGAGGACAGCATCGGTACCTTCAATGCGCTCAGT AGCATGAAGCCATTCCTGATGCTGTGCAAGCAGAGCACAGCCCTCATCATCCACTGTCTCCAGTCCTCGGAGAGCACCCACCCTCACACCATGCCAAAGCTGTACATCAACCGGCACCTGGCCCGGGAGCACCGTGCCAACCCTGCGCTGGACCCCAGCTGCAGGAACACTGTCTTCACCCAG ctGTATGAAGGCCTCAGATCTTCCAAGAACAATCAGCCCCTGGACTACAG GTGGCCCCGGAGCCACAGCCAGTGGTGGGAGTGCGATTTCATCACCGAGGGCATCGTGGACAATG GTGGCGGTTTTCGGGACACCCTGTCAGATGTGTCGGAGGAGCTGTGTCCCAGCTCAGGTGATGTCCCTGTGCCACTGCCCTTCTTCGTGCGCACCTCCAACCAG GGTAACAGCAGCAGTGACGCCAGGGACATGTACGTCCCCAATCCCTCCTGCAAGGACTTCCCCAAGTATGAGTGGATCGGGCAGCTGATGGGAGCAGCCCTGAGGAGCAAGGAGTTTCTG ATCCTGGCTCTGCCAGCACTGGTGTGGAAGCAGCTGGCAGGGGAGGAGGTCAGTTGGAGCAAGGACTTTGCTGCCGTGGATTCGGAGCTG GTGAATCTGCTGGAAGTGCTGGAGGGGGTGGACAGGGAAGGCTTTGAGCTCATGTTTGGCAAAGAGGTGACCTACACAACGGTGCGGAGTGACCAGCGCATGGTGGAGCTGATCCCTGGTGGCAGCAGCATTGTGGTGCGCTACGAGGACCGCAAGGAGTTCATCCGCCTGGTGCAGAAGGCTAGGCTGGAGGAGAGCAAGGAGCAG ATTGCAGCCATGCGCGCTGGGCTGCTCCGCGTGGttccccagcctgtgctggaccTGCTCACCTGGCAACAGCTGGAAAAGAAGATCTGCGGGGACCCTGTGATCACAGCGGCTGAACTGCGGAAGTTCA TCACGTTTGAGGACTTTGCCTCCAACGACACCTGTGTGCAGAACTTCTTGGAGGCACTCAACAACTTCACCAGTG GTTCTTCCCTGGAAGTCATCTGGAGTTGTCCTGCCTGGCCTTTCCTGAGATGCTGA
- the LOC141961310 gene encoding E3 ubiquitin-protein ligase HECTD3-like isoform X4, translated as MRAGGEAPHQVLGRLRFLLQCSECFRRARALPAALCYVPREVQYKICKDPAAAAAARSLLSVWDSPGPARGGKRAARATIEVRKGGCLRATGEEYCNGAGLWVKLSKEQLEEHTSSCDLAEGWLLAQRFGEGGDKLVPVDSVEKIQWQRQTFGVDYKPAASWEQVVDLTYSVHLGEKPRLVEQDEAAVQKFRSVPPGWSYERDMELGRFLYDHSERELQGVDCTKEHLSSIEVSSQVEDCGAANLTDNQTYNFWESNGPPGQHWVRLNMKKGTIVKKLWLMLDGQASSYIPRRVAVYGGALNRLQHLRTVLINENSYHNVCILRDMKIHLPVLEIRILECRDEGYNVRLRGIKIKSFWEWDLILNADMFQPARLVRYPLLKGVDADVLYRRAVLIQRFVQLLDSVLHYLIPLSEDSIGTFNALSSMKPFLMLCKQSTALIIHCLQSSESTHPHTMPKLYINRHLAREHRANPALDPSCRNTVFTQLYEGLRSSKNNQPLDYRWPRSHSQWWECDFITEGIVDNGGGFRDTLSDVSEELCPSSGDVPVPLPFFVRTSNQGNSSSDARDMYVPNPSCKDFPKYEWIGQLMGAALRSKEFLILALPALVWKQLAGEEVSWSKDFAAVDSELVNLLEVLEGVDREGFELMFGKEVTYTTVRSDQRMVELIPGGSSIVVRYEDRKEFIRLVQKARLEESKEQIAAMRAGLLRVVPQPVLDLLTWQQLEKKICGDPVITAAELRKFITFEDFASNDTCVQNFLEALNNFTSDRPCCDGSDWDDPVPVPET; from the exons ATGCGTGCGGGCGGGGAGGCGCCGCACCAGGTGCTGGGCCGGCTGCGGTTCCTGCTGCAGTGCAGCGAGTGCTTCCGCCGcgcccgggcgctgcccgccgcgctcTGCTACGTGCCGCGGGAGGTGCAGTACAAGATCTGCAaggaccccgccgccgccgctgccgcccgcagCCTCCTCAGCGTCTGGGACAGCCCGGGGCCGGCGAGGGGCGGCAAGCGGGCGGCGAGGGCCACCATCGAGGTGCGGAAGGGCGGCTGCCTCCGCGCCACCGGCGAGGAGTACTGCAACGGCGCCGGGCTCTGGGTCAAGCTCAGCAAG gagcagctggaggagcacacGAGCAGCTGTGACCTGGCTGAGGGCTGGCTCCTGGCCCAGAGGTTTGGAGAGGGAGGAGATAAGTTGGTCCCGGTTGACTCCGTGGAGAAGATCCAGTGGCAGCGCCAAACATTCGGGGTTGATTATAAACCCGCGGCCAG CTGGGAACAAGTGGTAGACCTGACCTACTCCGTGCACCTGGGAGAGAAGCCCAGACTCGTAGAGCAGGATGAGGCCGCGGTGCAGAAATTTCG GTCTGTGCCCCCAGGCTGGAGCTACGAGCGTGACATGGAGTTGGGACGCTTCCTGTATGATCACAGCgagagggagctgcagggtgtgGACTGCACCAAGGAACACCTCAGCAGCATTGAGGTCTCCTCTCAGGTG GAGGACTGTGGTGCAGCCAATCTGACGGACAACCAGACATACAACTTCTGGGAGAGCAACGGGCCCCCGGGGCAGCACTGGGTGCGGCTCAACATGAAGAAAGGCACTATTGTCAA GAAGCTGTGGCTGATGCTGGACGGGCAGGCAAGCTCCTATATACCCAGGCGGGTGGCTGTGTACGGGGGTGCACTGAACAGGCTGCAGCACCTGAGAACTGTCCTAATTAATGA GAACAGCTACCACAATGTCTGCATCCTCCGCGACATGAAGATCCACCTGCCGGTGCTGGAGATCCGCATCCTGGAGTGCCGGG ATGAAGGGTACAACGTCCGCCTGCGAGGGATTAAGATCAAGTCATTCTGGGAGTGGGACCTGATCCTCAATGCTGACATGTTCCAGCCAGCCCGGCTGGTGCGCTACCCTCTCCTGAAAGGGGTGGATGCCGATGTGCTGTACCGGCGGGCCGTGCTTATTCAGAG GTTCGTCCAGCTCCTGGACAGTGTCCTGCATTATCTGATCCCCCTCTCTGAGGACAGCATCGGTACCTTCAATGCGCTCAGT AGCATGAAGCCATTCCTGATGCTGTGCAAGCAGAGCACAGCCCTCATCATCCACTGTCTCCAGTCCTCGGAGAGCACCCACCCTCACACCATGCCAAAGCTGTACATCAACCGGCACCTGGCCCGGGAGCACCGTGCCAACCCTGCGCTGGACCCCAGCTGCAGGAACACTGTCTTCACCCAG ctGTATGAAGGCCTCAGATCTTCCAAGAACAATCAGCCCCTGGACTACAG GTGGCCCCGGAGCCACAGCCAGTGGTGGGAGTGCGATTTCATCACCGAGGGCATCGTGGACAATG GTGGCGGTTTTCGGGACACCCTGTCAGATGTGTCGGAGGAGCTGTGTCCCAGCTCAGGTGATGTCCCTGTGCCACTGCCCTTCTTCGTGCGCACCTCCAACCAG GGTAACAGCAGCAGTGACGCCAGGGACATGTACGTCCCCAATCCCTCCTGCAAGGACTTCCCCAAGTATGAGTGGATCGGGCAGCTGATGGGAGCAGCCCTGAGGAGCAAGGAGTTTCTG ATCCTGGCTCTGCCAGCACTGGTGTGGAAGCAGCTGGCAGGGGAGGAGGTCAGTTGGAGCAAGGACTTTGCTGCCGTGGATTCGGAGCTG GTGAATCTGCTGGAAGTGCTGGAGGGGGTGGACAGGGAAGGCTTTGAGCTCATGTTTGGCAAAGAGGTGACCTACACAACGGTGCGGAGTGACCAGCGCATGGTGGAGCTGATCCCTGGTGGCAGCAGCATTGTGGTGCGCTACGAGGACCGCAAGGAGTTCATCCGCCTGGTGCAGAAGGCTAGGCTGGAGGAGAGCAAGGAGCAG ATTGCAGCCATGCGCGCTGGGCTGCTCCGCGTGGttccccagcctgtgctggaccTGCTCACCTGGCAACAGCTGGAAAAGAAGATCTGCGGGGACCCTGTGATCACAGCGGCTGAACTGCGGAAGTTCA TCACGTTTGAGGACTTTGCCTCCAACGACACCTGTGTGCAGAACTTCTTGGAGGCACTCAACAACTTCACCAGTG ACAGACCCTGCTGCGATGGCAGCGACTGGGACgatcctgtccctgtccctgagaCCTGA
- the LOC141961310 gene encoding E3 ubiquitin-protein ligase HECTD3-like isoform X2 has translation MRAGGEAPHQVLGRLRFLLQCSECFRRARALPAALCYVPREVQYKICKDPAAAAAARSLLSVWDSPGPARGGKRAARATIEVRKGGCLRATGEEYCNGAGLWVKLSKQLEEHTSSCDLAEGWLLAQRFGEGGDKLVPVDSVEKIQWQRQTFGVDYKPAASWEQVVDLTYSVHLGEKPRLVEQDEAAVQKFRSVPPGWSYERDMELGRFLYDHSERELQGVDCTKEHLSSIEVSSQVEDCGAANLTDNQTYNFWESNGPPGQHWVRLNMKKGTIVKKLWLMLDGQASSYIPRRVAVYGGALNRLQHLRTVLINENSYHNVCILRDMKIHLPVLEIRILECRDEGYNVRLRGIKIKSFWEWDLILNADMFQPARLVRYPLLKGVDADVLYRRAVLIQRFVQLLDSVLHYLIPLSEDSIGTFNALSSMKPFLMLCKQSTALIIHCLQSSESTHPHTMPKLYINRHLAREHRANPALDPSCRNTVFTQLYEGLRSSKNNQPLDYRWPRSHSQWWECDFITEGIVDNGGGFRDTLSDVSEELCPSSGDVPVPLPFFVRTSNQGNSSSDARDMYVPNPSCKDFPKYEWIGQLMGAALRSKEFLILALPALVWKQLAGEEVSWSKDFAAVDSELVNLLEVLEGVDREGFELMFGKEVTYTTVRSDQRMVELIPGGSSIVVRYEDRKEFIRLVQKARLEESKEQIAAMRAGLLRVVPQPVLDLLTWQQLEKKICGDPVITAAELRKFITFEDFASNDTCVQNFLEALNNFTSEDLSRFLKFVTGRSRLPVQITVFPERSNLNALDLMPQASTCSCSFFLPNYSSAKACEDLLRYAVYNCVSIDTDKEPWDE, from the exons ATGCGTGCGGGCGGGGAGGCGCCGCACCAGGTGCTGGGCCGGCTGCGGTTCCTGCTGCAGTGCAGCGAGTGCTTCCGCCGcgcccgggcgctgcccgccgcgctcTGCTACGTGCCGCGGGAGGTGCAGTACAAGATCTGCAaggaccccgccgccgccgctgccgcccgcagCCTCCTCAGCGTCTGGGACAGCCCGGGGCCGGCGAGGGGCGGCAAGCGGGCGGCGAGGGCCACCATCGAGGTGCGGAAGGGCGGCTGCCTCCGCGCCACCGGCGAGGAGTACTGCAACGGCGCCGGGCTCTGGGTCAAGCTCAGCAAG cagctggaggagcacacGAGCAGCTGTGACCTGGCTGAGGGCTGGCTCCTGGCCCAGAGGTTTGGAGAGGGAGGAGATAAGTTGGTCCCGGTTGACTCCGTGGAGAAGATCCAGTGGCAGCGCCAAACATTCGGGGTTGATTATAAACCCGCGGCCAG CTGGGAACAAGTGGTAGACCTGACCTACTCCGTGCACCTGGGAGAGAAGCCCAGACTCGTAGAGCAGGATGAGGCCGCGGTGCAGAAATTTCG GTCTGTGCCCCCAGGCTGGAGCTACGAGCGTGACATGGAGTTGGGACGCTTCCTGTATGATCACAGCgagagggagctgcagggtgtgGACTGCACCAAGGAACACCTCAGCAGCATTGAGGTCTCCTCTCAGGTG GAGGACTGTGGTGCAGCCAATCTGACGGACAACCAGACATACAACTTCTGGGAGAGCAACGGGCCCCCGGGGCAGCACTGGGTGCGGCTCAACATGAAGAAAGGCACTATTGTCAA GAAGCTGTGGCTGATGCTGGACGGGCAGGCAAGCTCCTATATACCCAGGCGGGTGGCTGTGTACGGGGGTGCACTGAACAGGCTGCAGCACCTGAGAACTGTCCTAATTAATGA GAACAGCTACCACAATGTCTGCATCCTCCGCGACATGAAGATCCACCTGCCGGTGCTGGAGATCCGCATCCTGGAGTGCCGGG ATGAAGGGTACAACGTCCGCCTGCGAGGGATTAAGATCAAGTCATTCTGGGAGTGGGACCTGATCCTCAATGCTGACATGTTCCAGCCAGCCCGGCTGGTGCGCTACCCTCTCCTGAAAGGGGTGGATGCCGATGTGCTGTACCGGCGGGCCGTGCTTATTCAGAG GTTCGTCCAGCTCCTGGACAGTGTCCTGCATTATCTGATCCCCCTCTCTGAGGACAGCATCGGTACCTTCAATGCGCTCAGT AGCATGAAGCCATTCCTGATGCTGTGCAAGCAGAGCACAGCCCTCATCATCCACTGTCTCCAGTCCTCGGAGAGCACCCACCCTCACACCATGCCAAAGCTGTACATCAACCGGCACCTGGCCCGGGAGCACCGTGCCAACCCTGCGCTGGACCCCAGCTGCAGGAACACTGTCTTCACCCAG ctGTATGAAGGCCTCAGATCTTCCAAGAACAATCAGCCCCTGGACTACAG GTGGCCCCGGAGCCACAGCCAGTGGTGGGAGTGCGATTTCATCACCGAGGGCATCGTGGACAATG GTGGCGGTTTTCGGGACACCCTGTCAGATGTGTCGGAGGAGCTGTGTCCCAGCTCAGGTGATGTCCCTGTGCCACTGCCCTTCTTCGTGCGCACCTCCAACCAG GGTAACAGCAGCAGTGACGCCAGGGACATGTACGTCCCCAATCCCTCCTGCAAGGACTTCCCCAAGTATGAGTGGATCGGGCAGCTGATGGGAGCAGCCCTGAGGAGCAAGGAGTTTCTG ATCCTGGCTCTGCCAGCACTGGTGTGGAAGCAGCTGGCAGGGGAGGAGGTCAGTTGGAGCAAGGACTTTGCTGCCGTGGATTCGGAGCTG GTGAATCTGCTGGAAGTGCTGGAGGGGGTGGACAGGGAAGGCTTTGAGCTCATGTTTGGCAAAGAGGTGACCTACACAACGGTGCGGAGTGACCAGCGCATGGTGGAGCTGATCCCTGGTGGCAGCAGCATTGTGGTGCGCTACGAGGACCGCAAGGAGTTCATCCGCCTGGTGCAGAAGGCTAGGCTGGAGGAGAGCAAGGAGCAG ATTGCAGCCATGCGCGCTGGGCTGCTCCGCGTGGttccccagcctgtgctggaccTGCTCACCTGGCAACAGCTGGAAAAGAAGATCTGCGGGGACCCTGTGATCACAGCGGCTGAACTGCGGAAGTTCA TCACGTTTGAGGACTTTGCCTCCAACGACACCTGTGTGCAGAACTTCTTGGAGGCACTCAACAACTTCACCAGTG AGGATCTCAGCCGCTTCCTCAAGTTCGTCACTGGCCGGAGCCGTCTCCCAGTTCAGATCACTGTCTTCCCAGAAAGGTCGAA CTTGAATGCGTTGGACCTGATGCCACAGGCCTCCACATGCTCCTGCAGCTTCTTCTTGCCCAACTATTCCTC GGCCAAGGCCTGTGAGGACCTGCTGCGGTACGCCGTGTACAACTGCGTGTCCATCGACACCGACAAGGAACCCTGGGATGAATGa
- the LOC141961310 gene encoding E3 ubiquitin-protein ligase HECTD3-like isoform X1 yields MRAGGEAPHQVLGRLRFLLQCSECFRRARALPAALCYVPREVQYKICKDPAAAAAARSLLSVWDSPGPARGGKRAARATIEVRKGGCLRATGEEYCNGAGLWVKLSKEQLEEHTSSCDLAEGWLLAQRFGEGGDKLVPVDSVEKIQWQRQTFGVDYKPAASWEQVVDLTYSVHLGEKPRLVEQDEAAVQKFRSVPPGWSYERDMELGRFLYDHSERELQGVDCTKEHLSSIEVSSQVEDCGAANLTDNQTYNFWESNGPPGQHWVRLNMKKGTIVKKLWLMLDGQASSYIPRRVAVYGGALNRLQHLRTVLINENSYHNVCILRDMKIHLPVLEIRILECRDEGYNVRLRGIKIKSFWEWDLILNADMFQPARLVRYPLLKGVDADVLYRRAVLIQRFVQLLDSVLHYLIPLSEDSIGTFNALSSMKPFLMLCKQSTALIIHCLQSSESTHPHTMPKLYINRHLAREHRANPALDPSCRNTVFTQLYEGLRSSKNNQPLDYRWPRSHSQWWECDFITEGIVDNGGGFRDTLSDVSEELCPSSGDVPVPLPFFVRTSNQGNSSSDARDMYVPNPSCKDFPKYEWIGQLMGAALRSKEFLILALPALVWKQLAGEEVSWSKDFAAVDSELVNLLEVLEGVDREGFELMFGKEVTYTTVRSDQRMVELIPGGSSIVVRYEDRKEFIRLVQKARLEESKEQIAAMRAGLLRVVPQPVLDLLTWQQLEKKICGDPVITAAELRKFITFEDFASNDTCVQNFLEALNNFTSEDLSRFLKFVTGRSRLPVQITVFPERSNLNALDLMPQASTCSCSFFLPNYSSAKACEDLLRYAVYNCVSIDTDKEPWDE; encoded by the exons ATGCGTGCGGGCGGGGAGGCGCCGCACCAGGTGCTGGGCCGGCTGCGGTTCCTGCTGCAGTGCAGCGAGTGCTTCCGCCGcgcccgggcgctgcccgccgcgctcTGCTACGTGCCGCGGGAGGTGCAGTACAAGATCTGCAaggaccccgccgccgccgctgccgcccgcagCCTCCTCAGCGTCTGGGACAGCCCGGGGCCGGCGAGGGGCGGCAAGCGGGCGGCGAGGGCCACCATCGAGGTGCGGAAGGGCGGCTGCCTCCGCGCCACCGGCGAGGAGTACTGCAACGGCGCCGGGCTCTGGGTCAAGCTCAGCAAG gagcagctggaggagcacacGAGCAGCTGTGACCTGGCTGAGGGCTGGCTCCTGGCCCAGAGGTTTGGAGAGGGAGGAGATAAGTTGGTCCCGGTTGACTCCGTGGAGAAGATCCAGTGGCAGCGCCAAACATTCGGGGTTGATTATAAACCCGCGGCCAG CTGGGAACAAGTGGTAGACCTGACCTACTCCGTGCACCTGGGAGAGAAGCCCAGACTCGTAGAGCAGGATGAGGCCGCGGTGCAGAAATTTCG GTCTGTGCCCCCAGGCTGGAGCTACGAGCGTGACATGGAGTTGGGACGCTTCCTGTATGATCACAGCgagagggagctgcagggtgtgGACTGCACCAAGGAACACCTCAGCAGCATTGAGGTCTCCTCTCAGGTG GAGGACTGTGGTGCAGCCAATCTGACGGACAACCAGACATACAACTTCTGGGAGAGCAACGGGCCCCCGGGGCAGCACTGGGTGCGGCTCAACATGAAGAAAGGCACTATTGTCAA GAAGCTGTGGCTGATGCTGGACGGGCAGGCAAGCTCCTATATACCCAGGCGGGTGGCTGTGTACGGGGGTGCACTGAACAGGCTGCAGCACCTGAGAACTGTCCTAATTAATGA GAACAGCTACCACAATGTCTGCATCCTCCGCGACATGAAGATCCACCTGCCGGTGCTGGAGATCCGCATCCTGGAGTGCCGGG ATGAAGGGTACAACGTCCGCCTGCGAGGGATTAAGATCAAGTCATTCTGGGAGTGGGACCTGATCCTCAATGCTGACATGTTCCAGCCAGCCCGGCTGGTGCGCTACCCTCTCCTGAAAGGGGTGGATGCCGATGTGCTGTACCGGCGGGCCGTGCTTATTCAGAG GTTCGTCCAGCTCCTGGACAGTGTCCTGCATTATCTGATCCCCCTCTCTGAGGACAGCATCGGTACCTTCAATGCGCTCAGT AGCATGAAGCCATTCCTGATGCTGTGCAAGCAGAGCACAGCCCTCATCATCCACTGTCTCCAGTCCTCGGAGAGCACCCACCCTCACACCATGCCAAAGCTGTACATCAACCGGCACCTGGCCCGGGAGCACCGTGCCAACCCTGCGCTGGACCCCAGCTGCAGGAACACTGTCTTCACCCAG ctGTATGAAGGCCTCAGATCTTCCAAGAACAATCAGCCCCTGGACTACAG GTGGCCCCGGAGCCACAGCCAGTGGTGGGAGTGCGATTTCATCACCGAGGGCATCGTGGACAATG GTGGCGGTTTTCGGGACACCCTGTCAGATGTGTCGGAGGAGCTGTGTCCCAGCTCAGGTGATGTCCCTGTGCCACTGCCCTTCTTCGTGCGCACCTCCAACCAG GGTAACAGCAGCAGTGACGCCAGGGACATGTACGTCCCCAATCCCTCCTGCAAGGACTTCCCCAAGTATGAGTGGATCGGGCAGCTGATGGGAGCAGCCCTGAGGAGCAAGGAGTTTCTG ATCCTGGCTCTGCCAGCACTGGTGTGGAAGCAGCTGGCAGGGGAGGAGGTCAGTTGGAGCAAGGACTTTGCTGCCGTGGATTCGGAGCTG GTGAATCTGCTGGAAGTGCTGGAGGGGGTGGACAGGGAAGGCTTTGAGCTCATGTTTGGCAAAGAGGTGACCTACACAACGGTGCGGAGTGACCAGCGCATGGTGGAGCTGATCCCTGGTGGCAGCAGCATTGTGGTGCGCTACGAGGACCGCAAGGAGTTCATCCGCCTGGTGCAGAAGGCTAGGCTGGAGGAGAGCAAGGAGCAG ATTGCAGCCATGCGCGCTGGGCTGCTCCGCGTGGttccccagcctgtgctggaccTGCTCACCTGGCAACAGCTGGAAAAGAAGATCTGCGGGGACCCTGTGATCACAGCGGCTGAACTGCGGAAGTTCA TCACGTTTGAGGACTTTGCCTCCAACGACACCTGTGTGCAGAACTTCTTGGAGGCACTCAACAACTTCACCAGTG AGGATCTCAGCCGCTTCCTCAAGTTCGTCACTGGCCGGAGCCGTCTCCCAGTTCAGATCACTGTCTTCCCAGAAAGGTCGAA CTTGAATGCGTTGGACCTGATGCCACAGGCCTCCACATGCTCCTGCAGCTTCTTCTTGCCCAACTATTCCTC GGCCAAGGCCTGTGAGGACCTGCTGCGGTACGCCGTGTACAACTGCGTGTCCATCGACACCGACAAGGAACCCTGGGATGAATGa